From the genome of Salvia splendens isolate huo1 chromosome 7, SspV2, whole genome shotgun sequence:
TCTTCACTACTTTGCTCCTTTCTTCTCTGCCCTGGTGATTTATACTTGTTCCTAGGTCTGGCAGATATTTCACGCACCTGGACTTATAAATATACGTTAGCATCATGGAAAACATAGAATTTAGATCCAAAACAGATGCATTAAACGAGTCTTATCAGTGGTTGTTGAGCTGTGTTCGGATCAAACCACCTGAAATtgggatgatccctccatggggCATCCTTGATTTTCCACAGATTCCAATTCCCAGTTGTATTCGCCTGCGCTTGGAAATCTTGTTCTCCTGAATGCCCATAGCTAGGATACATCTCCTCTTGACTCGATGCGACCTTCACCTTCTCCATAGGAGCGGTTTGTGTATTTTTCTCCATGGCAGACAGTATAGCTTTTTCCAACCGATCCATTCTTGCCTCCATCCTATCCTCTGTTGTGTCCACAGTGGTGTTTGCTACCACTCGTCTCATTATCAGGGCTTTGGGAGAGTCATACGCTTTCGTAGCATTTACCGGTCTCTCCAGCACCTTCTTGGCTTCACTTACCCGTAGTTTTGAAAAATCACCTCCACTGGAAGAATTCATCGGATCCTTGCTCTCGGGTGTAATCTCTTCATAGAAGTTGTTGAAGATTCCCACATCCATCATATGGTTGTTCGGGTAGGCGTCCAACATTCCCTTGAACCTATTCCAATACCGAGTCAAAGGCTCATCGCAATCTTGATGGGCTCTTTGGATCTCCTTCTTCAGCGCATTAGTCTTTGTGGAAGGAACGAAGTAATCCAGGAACTGAGATCTAAAATCGGCCCATGTTATGATAGAGTTAGGCGGTAACCTCATGAACCAAGTATCGGCTTCTACTTTTAAAGCAAAAGGGATCACCCTAAGCATGTAGTCGTCCTTGGTCTATCCAGCTGGACGTTTTTTAATCCCACAAATCTTGCAGAAATCATATCAGAACTCATATGGGctcttgatgcactttttattagcactaaataaacttgcaagtatacagagtatatatagtatagctaaaggtcagtaccagatatcgaacacaggaaAAATAATCACAGATTAGCTATCTCCTACTAAGattctttcactatttggaaaactgagagaattttagatttttgaaaacaagaacaacttgaaagcaaataaacaaccaaatgcaaataattaaagaggtaaaatataagagataagagaattccagggatgtgcgttcacagttatggttatacaaattccaactacaataccctagcacagtttatacttcgatagaacgagtcacataagttttgcccatgtggcatgaaagagcaggtttgtgtcaggtgtcgtgtcgagcacaggatgtatcctactgatcaggatggaaccccagctatgcctgaacctggtatcaataattcctcaacccacttctactgactagtatagtggacgtaagggtcgaatcccacagagatgaatgcgctttgggaattgtggtgatattctggagaggtttggttagctaccacgctttgggttgagatttatctaggctggaatttaagatggtactctactgactaggaggtgtgaaAGATATTTGACAGACatttgtgtacgtgagagtggggaacatgatgtttaggaatatgtggaaggtacgagtttactataaaaggctaaacggaatatcagagggaaaaggtagttaggtgactaggcctacagatctgaaaagtaacagctgaaaagtaaaggacaaaagtaaaaagtggttaaaaagcaaaagtggtcccaaagttggatggagatgttatcttcttcaacatgaatcaaatcagatcagcgaatccagaattatcaccatagaaacacagattaacaacttcatgaacacagatctacaattaaaacctcaaatcaaaagatcaaataccgaaactgcaactaaacttactggtgacatgcaaggtggcagaaatcacgtaaactaggctttcacacttaaccatttcagatcttaaatctaacagctatctagacttgcaaactcagagagattaactacagaaataaaaacatgcgattcaacactggaaattaccgtaacgattagatctaagctatctaggcagaaaagaacgaaatcaaacaagaaccgatgcacaaaaacaacttcatatcatagaaacgttggatcacaactaagacttcaagGTAAGCAAgtattgaaagtgcaacaaatccaacgtaagaaaacaaagtgtgattaactaagaaagcaataaagattgttttgccactccgggcgatgaaactgttaacactacacagcgtgctgactggaacgagagaatggaactccggtgaactgatgatcttcaagtgaccatggatgtggcgaggaacgagaatatgaaagataatgctgaaggattgatctaccgaagagagattgctaactaagtgtaggagttgatgaactaattgatgatgattctctctccaagtggcttcctttgatagggaggcctcccttgatttttagggtagacttcaaacatgaaatgactcttttgcccccttgcttgcggctaatcttcccaactatccttcttctccatctcgagcctttttagcatgcatactggtcaggatagcaacatcctgacgcccttttcacctgaattctcctaacattcccatactagctagaacacttccctgcacactttagcaactgttttgcagatatattccacttacgcacattatactgaccagtaaccaaggcctagaatacgacttatcacggCACAAGCATAGATTACTAACAcaagggttgtcaatcctagatccgtaactcctataagctccaaagaacattgaaaagtcctcactctcaattaacagtgtcgttttaagggaagctaattgtagtgtctactaagtggatctaactcgccaaccttctctcacgattatgtcgcaagttatattaaatcatcaccgaatgtgtcactcaaacatgaagtattatagaacaacttagggaagaaacgaagaaaaaacaaaacggatattaaatagaaaacggaattgtataaccaaagtcgttactaacacatccctagaatcatatgaatttagttacacataattgaataatctaaaaacatagaatgaagggaaactaaagtgaacataagaactaaagcaataaaacccaagggttgaatccttgtagccttgatcttctcttgattctttcttcaacctcttgcacaatgaagaactctctcaattttatgctctagaattataAGGCAAAAAGAAGATACTAATGAAGAGGTTTTAGGGGATATTTATAGGGAAAAAATCGAGCAGCATGAAATAAGGTAAAAGAaggctaagtttggtaaatcttggggagaaagtaggtcaaattcATGCGCGGCGTTTTCACAGCAGgctgctgcaccttggccagcggtcgctgcacatTGATTCGTAGCCTCTTTGCTCTTGGGTAGCGGTCGCTACACTATGTTGCAGCGGTCGTTGTGAATAATCCAGTAGCTTCGAAAACTCTTGGAGTGGTCACTGGGCGTGTTCTtcgtttcagcacaactttctctGGAGTGGACCGCTACTGGCACAGCGGTCATTGGGCCCCAGCAGTCGTTGTgcgtgttgcagcggaccgctgggctTCTTgaaagctccagatttccaacttcgactttttattgtctttttaggctcaaatatgcacaaatctcacaaaacacgtcaaaatacaaaaatagagaaaatatacaaaatatggacataaattgtgattttgacattaaaaaacagaccaaataaagtccttaaaacagtgcaaaatctgaGCGTATCAGCTCTCGGTTGGTCTCCCATAATACTGGGGCATGACGGTCAGTACGTTGTTCTTCACATCTATATTCGCCTGCCCTGGGGTCACCACTATTGCCTGAGCTGGTTCTCCAGGCAAGTGAGCGTTGAGAGACCCGATCTCAGGATCGTTAACTACCAGTGCGGCCATCCTAACTGGTCCTTCTTCTGTAACAGTCTCCTCCTTCAACTCAGCAAACGGGTTCTGATCTTCCTCCCCTTCTGAGCTTGTATTAGATGGCCCTCCCGTGTTCAGTCCAGATCTAGTAACGACCGGGTTGGCTGCTTCTCGGATCCTCCAGTTGGTCGTATTATTCCAGTGCCTAAAGTTCTGGCCTCTATTCATAaactgaaaaaagaaaaagaaaataacaggattaaaaatatgtatactaaatatctcaaacacaagcacatataacgccatccatccccggcaacggcgccatttgaagatgTCCTTTTTCAAAACTAAGAACTCAGAGTTCACATGCTCTAAAACATGCAGTGTTGCTCAACTTGTTCAAGTCAGACAATAAATGGTTCAAGCTGGCTAACAACTACTGGTCGCTGGATATGCAAACGGAGAGACTTAGGAccttcaagaccttaacccacaatactattaaacTAGTAAatggaagtaagggtcgaatcccttAGGGACGGATGTGAGTGGAGTTGGGATTGAGACATTTGGGAAGTTTGGCTGCGGCCAAGCTTTTtagtgggttaagtttaaacTAAGGAAAAGGGAACTATtcaactaactaaactaaactgatcaagctaGACTAGAGACATCATAACTAAGGAAATGTAACTTGATCAAATAAGCTAAGAACGGAAAGGTAAAAAGTAACTTGGGACCACTGACACAAAATAAGCGCACTACCTAAAAAGTTGTAAACATCGAAAAGGTGACAGAGACTGCAATCCTAACAAACTACTACCTTCTTCTACGCTAAGCAGCTAAATAAAAACAACGAAAGC
Proteins encoded in this window:
- the LOC121810463 gene encoding uncharacterized protein LOC121810463; this translates as MLRVIPFALKVEADTWFMRLPPNSIITWADFRSQFLDYFVPSTKTNALKKEIQRAHQDCDEPLTRYWNRFKGMLDAYPNNHMMDVGIFNNFYEEITPESKDPMNSSSGGDFSKLRVSEAKKVLERPVNATKAYDSPKALIMRRVVANTTVDTTEDRMEARMDRLEKAILSAMEKNTQTAPMEKVKVASSQEEMYPSYGHSGEQDFQAQANTTGNWNLWKIKDAPWRDHPNFRWFDPNTAQQPLIRLV